From one Tetragenococcus osmophilus genomic stretch:
- a CDS encoding phytoene/squalene synthase family protein: MTAQYNDHFEKRKKEFNYCENIIQHHSKSFYAAFSQLPKKKAQSIYAIYAFCRMADDIVDDKKDAEQLEELFEQLEAFEAGVVPNEPTWLALEVVFEEFPMDIHPFYDMLVGQRMDLNFQQPQSWQELLEYAYYVAGSVGLMLLPVLSNTPAQIITPAKRLGEAMQLTNILRDIGEDLNIARIYLPQKEMQRYNLTVEDLQKQKVTKNFIELWESIAKYAEKLYRESLDMIPYIEKDARKALLSAIMIYSELLPEIRRKQYNVFEKRQAVSLQRKSELIHSLESSIEK, translated from the coding sequence ATGACAGCACAGTATAATGATCATTTTGAAAAACGAAAGAAAGAATTTAACTATTGTGAAAATATCATTCAACATCATTCAAAATCGTTTTACGCCGCGTTTTCACAATTACCTAAAAAGAAGGCACAAAGCATTTATGCGATTTATGCTTTTTGCCGGATGGCAGATGATATCGTAGACGACAAAAAAGATGCCGAACAGTTAGAAGAATTATTTGAACAATTAGAGGCTTTCGAAGCAGGAGTTGTACCGAATGAACCTACTTGGTTAGCGTTAGAAGTGGTATTTGAAGAATTTCCCATGGATATCCATCCTTTCTATGACATGTTGGTTGGACAGCGAATGGATCTTAATTTTCAGCAACCCCAGTCCTGGCAAGAATTATTAGAATACGCCTACTATGTCGCAGGAAGCGTCGGGTTAATGCTACTACCCGTTTTATCAAATACTCCTGCACAAATCATTACGCCTGCAAAAAGACTCGGCGAAGCGATGCAGCTGACAAATATTTTACGAGACATTGGTGAAGACCTAAACATCGCAAGAATTTATTTACCCCAAAAAGAAATGCAGCGCTATAACCTAACAGTAGAAGACTTGCAAAAACAAAAAGTTACTAAAAATTTCATTGAATTATGGGAATCGATAGCCAAATATGCCGAAAAGCTTTATCGTGAATCCCTAGATATGATACCTTATATTGAAAAAGACGCCCGTAAAGCTTTGCTAAGTGCTATAATGATTTATAGCGAACTATTGCCAGAAATTAGGCGAAAGCAATATAATGTTTTCGAAAAAAGACAAGCCGTTAGTTTGCAGAGAAAATCAGAATTAATTCATTCACTCGAAAGTAGTATAGAAAAATAA
- a CDS encoding TetR/AcrR family transcriptional regulator — protein MYEKILDIAEQLFMTQGYQATSTRQITEILGVTQPTIYYHFKKKEDIYYAVMLRLSKDIEQNLTKFVEDPTQQLESKLISMVEFLREKHPFNFFVMMHDVQHSLPKEMTTKLYQLFSSSYKGPFIRLLKENREKLQASVDIEFAVSQLFILMASYLDNTNPKDNISEMIYLYLHGIYKE, from the coding sequence ATGTATGAAAAGATTTTAGATATAGCAGAGCAGCTATTTATGACACAAGGTTATCAAGCGACATCTACGAGACAAATCACAGAAATTTTAGGGGTAACCCAACCTACGATTTACTATCACTTCAAGAAAAAAGAAGATATTTACTATGCCGTGATGTTGCGTTTATCCAAAGATATTGAGCAAAATTTAACAAAATTTGTTGAAGACCCAACACAACAGTTAGAGTCAAAATTGATATCAATGGTAGAATTTTTGAGAGAAAAACACCCTTTTAATTTTTTCGTAATGATGCATGATGTTCAACACTCTTTGCCTAAGGAAATGACGACAAAACTTTATCAACTCTTTTCAAGCTCTTATAAGGGACCGTTTATTCGTTTACTAAAAGAAAATCGCGAGAAACTGCAAGCGTCCGTTGATATTGAATTTGCAGTAAGTCAGCTATTTATCTTAATGGCTTCGTATTTAGACAATACAAATCCAAAAGATAACATTTCGGAGATGATTTATCTGTATTTGCACGGGATATATAAGGAGTAG